One window of Sphingobacteriales bacterium genomic DNA carries:
- a CDS encoding MgtC/SapB family protein, whose translation MLELLQEDVIKLFIAIAIGAAIGAEREYKDKSAGFRTITLISFASCLFTILSSKIGPPNVPDRIAANIVTGIGFLGAGAIFKADNRIGGLTTAATIWVSAAMGMCVGSGNILLAFEALGLIMIILLIFWYIEIIIDNAAETNTYKITCQKTDEVLIICHDLLQKHKIKVIDYKLQRFEHFYVMTFTTKGRKENHRNFVQNMINEESVKEFEY comes from the coding sequence ATGTTAGAACTTTTACAAGAAGATGTTATCAAGCTGTTTATTGCCATTGCCATAGGTGCTGCAATTGGAGCCGAGCGCGAGTATAAAGACAAATCGGCTGGATTCAGAACCATCACGCTGATCAGTTTCGCCTCTTGTCTTTTTACAATTCTGTCTTCAAAAATAGGTCCACCCAATGTACCCGACCGGATAGCCGCAAATATTGTTACCGGTATCGGGTTTTTAGGTGCCGGCGCAATTTTCAAAGCTGATAACCGAATTGGAGGACTGACTACCGCAGCTACAATCTGGGTTTCGGCTGCAATGGGCATGTGCGTCGGCAGTGGTAATATACTATTAGCCTTTGAAGCACTTGGGCTGATTATGATTATCCTGTTGATATTTTGGTATATAGAAATTATTATTGACAATGCTGCCGAAACAAATACCTATAAAATCACCTGCCAAAAAACGGATGAAGTTTTAATTATCTGCCACGATTTGCTGCAAAAACACAAAATCAAGGTGATTGATTACAAACTGCAGCGCTTTGAACATTTTTATGTCATGACCTTTACAACCAAAGGCAGAAAGGAAAACCACCGCAATTTTGTTCAAAATATGATTAACGAAGAAAGTGTAAAGGAGTTTGAGTATTAA
- a CDS encoding RNA polymerase sigma factor, translating into MGSFEFNRSVVVLSKNLKPYAINLTKDPDDAKDLIQETVYRALMNKEKYAEGTNLKAWLFTIMRNIFINSYRRKAKQNTIADSTDNLFYLNSGKQTVLNGSEASFVMQNAFSAIEKLSDDYKVPFMMHYEGFKYQEIANDLQLPLGTVKSRIFFARKELKKELDVYKHLGG; encoded by the coding sequence ATGGGTAGTTTTGAGTTTAATCGTTCAGTGGTAGTGTTGTCGAAAAACCTGAAACCGTATGCCATCAATCTTACAAAAGACCCTGATGATGCAAAAGACTTAATTCAGGAAACCGTTTACCGGGCATTGATGAATAAAGAGAAGTATGCTGAAGGGACTAATCTGAAAGCATGGCTATTTACCATTATGCGCAATATATTTATCAATAGTTATCGCAGGAAGGCCAAACAAAACACAATAGCCGACTCGACCGATAATTTATTTTATTTAAATTCTGGCAAACAAACTGTACTAAATGGTTCTGAAGCTTCGTTTGTCATGCAAAATGCTTTTTCAGCAATCGAAAAGTTGAGCGATGATTATAAAGTTCCTTTTATGATGCACTATGAAGGATTTAAGTATCAGGAAATAGCCAACGACCTGCAACTCCCTTTGGGAACGGTCAAAAGCCGAATTTTCTTCGCCAGAAAAGAGCTAAAAAAAGAATTAGATGTGTATAAACATTTAGGAGGTTAG
- a CDS encoding c-type cytochrome has product MKAKHFIYLVLGVFFAVMFSVSCNKDNDDDDNMPEDTLAAHLTYIPPSAQRTGDPEAGRDYLIYGNYIASGIPYSLVGTLLPGDGNALGRTGDNATLPHGFSAVDALNGVRVVAPNCLQCHGEFINDEFIIGLGNNTSDYTASQSGLITIADLLITNVYGQSSPQWEAYLPFRRSTQKIASILHAEVRGINLANNVFAILAAYRNPDNLVWTDEPVMPVLDKMGPVDVPAWWHTKKKNALYCNGLGEGDFARLIMAANLLTVSDTSEARVVDNHFPDVVAYLKTLEPPPYPQSIDQTLAAEGKLVFTANCARCHGSYGPGGTYPNLLVDLETVQTDPLLAEGYYAEASSYVNWHTESWFTEDPYSAQLVPKLGYMAPPLDGIWATAPYFHNGSVPTVEDVLNSANRPAYWKRTFDNSDYNYEKLGWNYTVETAGNSQTYNTTLEGYGNGGHTFGDKLTTQERTALLEYLKTL; this is encoded by the coding sequence ATGAAGGCTAAACATTTCATTTATCTCGTGTTAGGAGTTTTTTTTGCGGTCATGTTTTCTGTTTCCTGTAATAAGGACAATGACGATGATGACAACATGCCAGAAGATACTTTAGCTGCACATCTGACTTATATTCCGCCTTCGGCACAACGAACAGGAGACCCTGAAGCAGGACGTGATTACCTGATTTATGGCAACTATATAGCCAGTGGTATTCCGTATAGTTTAGTTGGTACTTTGCTGCCCGGTGATGGCAATGCTTTGGGAAGAACCGGGGACAATGCCACTCTTCCCCATGGATTTTCGGCGGTTGATGCGCTCAATGGAGTTAGAGTGGTAGCGCCAAACTGCCTGCAATGCCATGGTGAATTTATCAACGACGAATTTATTATAGGCTTAGGCAACAATACATCGGATTATACTGCCAGCCAATCGGGTTTAATCACCATTGCAGATTTGCTGATAACCAATGTTTATGGTCAATCTTCGCCTCAATGGGAGGCTTACCTGCCCTTTAGAAGATCTACCCAAAAAATAGCTTCAATTTTACACGCCGAAGTCAGGGGCATCAATTTAGCCAATAATGTGTTTGCCATTTTAGCGGCATACCGCAATCCGGATAATCTAGTATGGACAGATGAACCTGTAATGCCGGTGCTCGACAAAATGGGTCCTGTTGATGTGCCGGCTTGGTGGCATACTAAAAAGAAAAACGCTTTATACTGTAATGGGTTGGGAGAAGGTGATTTTGCGCGATTGATTATGGCGGCCAACCTGCTGACAGTTTCAGATACCTCCGAAGCACGCGTGGTAGATAATCATTTTCCCGATGTAGTGGCGTATCTGAAAACTTTAGAACCACCTCCATATCCGCAATCTATTGACCAAACCCTGGCAGCCGAAGGCAAACTGGTATTTACTGCCAACTGTGCCCGATGTCATGGGTCCTACGGTCCGGGAGGAACTTACCCTAATTTACTGGTAGATTTGGAAACCGTTCAGACTGATCCGCTTTTGGCAGAGGGTTATTATGCAGAAGCATCAAGCTATGTGAACTGGCATACTGAAAGCTGGTTTACAGAAGACCCATATAGTGCGCAGTTAGTGCCAAAACTTGGATATATGGCCCCACCTTTGGATGGTATCTGGGCAACCGCTCCGTATTTTCACAATGGTTCGGTCCCAACAGTAGAAGATGTGCTGAACAGCGCAAACCGCCCTGCTTATTGGAAACGCACCTTTGACAACAGCGATTATAATTACGAAAAATTAGGATGGAATTATACCGTCGAAACTGCCGGAAACTCACAAACCTATAACACCACCCTTGAAGGATATGGCAATGGAGGGCATACTTTTGGCGACAAACTGACCACTCAGGAAAGAACCGCCCTATTGGAATACCTGAAAACCCTATAG
- a CDS encoding DUF2975 domain-containing protein: MKRIPIIFLQAVVIITGIAALTFMLWEPHIEGRNIDSTLFEIYFKDPFLIYVYIASMSFFGGLYQVFKLLRYIGQNNLFTQNSLSALRTIKHCAIALITFVLGAEAYFFIVQSNKGEDIAGGVMIGFFMIFIALIIATMVTLFEKILQNAVEMKSENDLTI, encoded by the coding sequence ATGAAAAGAATTCCAATAATTTTTCTTCAGGCAGTTGTCATAATAACCGGCATCGCCGCCCTAACCTTTATGCTATGGGAGCCTCATATTGAAGGCAGAAATATTGATTCTACACTTTTTGAGATTTACTTCAAAGACCCATTTCTGATTTATGTGTATATCGCTTCAATGTCTTTTTTTGGGGGGTTGTATCAGGTATTTAAACTGCTGCGCTATATCGGACAAAACAACTTATTTACCCAAAATTCTTTGAGCGCTTTGCGGACAATTAAGCACTGTGCAATAGCCCTAATTACCTTTGTATTAGGAGCAGAAGCCTACTTTTTCATAGTTCAGTCAAATAAGGGAGAGGATATAGCAGGTGGTGTTATGATAGGTTTTTTCATGATTTTTATTGCTCTTATCATTGCTACAATGGTAACCTTGTTTGAAAAAATATTACAAAATGCGGTAGAAATGAAATCAGAAAATGACTTAACCATTTAA
- a CDS encoding enoyl-CoA hydratase/isomerase family protein — MTFTTIEYQVENRIGYITLNRPEKRNAFSAELVSDLKAAFTEASNDTNVKVIVLNAKGMAFSAGADLGALQQLQNNTYEDNFRDSSELAILFEMVYTLPKVVIAQVEGPAIAGGCGLATICDFVFATPESVFGYTEVKIGFLPAIVMIFLLRKIGETKAKELLLSGELIQADKALKIGLINYVKPAEEIHQLVYDFAQFLCSQTSADSLRLTKQMIAQVQGMQLREALRYAAEMNATARATDDCKRGISAFLNKQKIEW; from the coding sequence ATGACTTTCACCACAATCGAATATCAAGTCGAAAACCGGATAGGATACATCACCTTAAACCGCCCTGAAAAACGAAATGCATTTAGCGCCGAATTAGTGAGCGACTTGAAAGCGGCCTTTACCGAAGCTTCAAATGACACGAATGTAAAGGTAATTGTGCTGAATGCAAAAGGAATGGCTTTTAGCGCAGGTGCAGATTTAGGGGCTTTGCAACAACTGCAAAACAACACTTATGAAGACAATTTTCGGGATTCTTCTGAACTTGCCATCCTATTCGAAATGGTATATACTTTGCCCAAAGTGGTGATTGCACAAGTCGAGGGTCCTGCAATAGCCGGCGGTTGTGGCTTGGCAACTATTTGCGATTTTGTTTTTGCCACCCCAGAATCAGTGTTTGGTTATACAGAGGTAAAGATTGGGTTTTTACCCGCCATAGTGATGATTTTCCTGCTTCGCAAAATTGGAGAAACCAAGGCTAAAGAACTTTTGTTGTCGGGCGAACTTATCCAAGCTGATAAAGCGCTGAAAATCGGGTTAATCAACTACGTTAAACCGGCAGAAGAAATTCATCAGTTGGTCTATGATTTTGCACAATTCCTTTGCTCACAAACTTCAGCAGATTCGCTACGGCTGACCAAACAGATGATAGCACAAGTTCAGGGAATGCAATTGAGGGAAGCGCTCCGCTATGCTGCCGAAATGAATGCCACTGCGAGGGCAACTGATGATTGCAAACGCGGCATTTCAGCTTTTTTGAACAAGCAAAAAATTGAATGGTAA
- a CDS encoding MBL fold metallo-hydrolase, protein MKKILLAALFLLLIVSGLIYRKNYILQKEIAKANAEFNNYTPPKISDWGTVDSVFFTPLIDWHAESADLKTEAGVSYLIKAGNRTILFDLGYNPDEQEPSPLMHNMQKLGVSIDDIDMIFISHNHFDHVGGIKWMKNNTFSLGNTQIELGNKRIFTPIDMTYPGQQPINTQIPQLLDSGIATIGAIPAELIIGRIEEQALAINIKDKGILLIVGCSHQTIPKIIKRTKDIFSEPIYAIVGGLHFPIPEGRLKMMGGLIDAQRIGSGNGPFDQLTQKDVDDNIKMIKDQNIQLIGVGGHDSSDEVIAQFEREFGDAYRYVKVGKQIVF, encoded by the coding sequence ATGAAAAAAATTTTACTTGCCGCCTTATTTCTGCTGCTAATAGTAAGCGGACTTATTTACCGTAAAAACTATATCCTGCAAAAAGAAATTGCAAAAGCAAATGCCGAGTTTAACAACTATACTCCCCCCAAAATTTCTGACTGGGGAACTGTTGATTCTGTTTTCTTTACCCCACTCATTGACTGGCACGCGGAATCTGCTGATTTAAAAACAGAGGCGGGTGTCAGCTATTTAATCAAAGCAGGCAATCGCACAATTTTATTTGACCTGGGGTATAATCCCGATGAGCAGGAGCCATCCCCATTAATGCACAACATGCAAAAATTGGGTGTGTCAATAGATGACATAGATATGATTTTTATATCGCATAACCACTTTGACCATGTAGGTGGAATTAAATGGATGAAAAACAACACATTCTCACTCGGAAACACACAAATTGAATTGGGTAATAAAAGAATTTTCACACCCATTGACATGACCTATCCGGGACAACAACCTATCAATACTCAAATACCACAGTTACTGGATTCGGGAATTGCCACTATCGGTGCCATACCTGCAGAACTTATTATCGGCAGAATAGAAGAGCAGGCGTTAGCCATTAACATTAAAGACAAGGGCATACTGCTTATTGTAGGCTGTAGTCATCAAACCATTCCCAAGATTATCAAACGAACAAAAGATATTTTCTCCGAACCTATTTATGCCATAGTTGGCGGGCTTCATTTCCCGATTCCGGAAGGCAGGCTTAAAATGATGGGAGGTCTTATTGACGCACAACGCATAGGCTCAGGCAATGGGCCATTTGACCAACTTACCCAAAAGGATGTAGATGACAACATCAAAATGATCAAAGACCAAAACATTCAACTTATAGGTGTCGGAGGACACGACAGCAGCGATGAGGTAATCGCGCAATTTGAGAGGGAGTTCGGAGATGCTTACCGATATGTAAAGGTTGGAAAACAAATAGTGTTTTAA
- a CDS encoding DNA recombination protein RmuC, producing the protein MITTAQILTLLAAVILVALLFIIYLLIHQRSQSKDTGALQLMLSLLSDLRNDVSTANVQSRSEMQERLDAMMRQMNTYQQSTSNHLIRQHESSAALIGDISGKLGTLESTNRQILNFAEQMKSLEKILQNPKQRGILGEFFLEALLQNLLPPAQYKMQFAFTNGEKVDAVLFFKDKVVPVDAKFSLENYNRLLSADNTAEQLQMDRLFRGDLKKRIDETAKYIRPEENTTDFALMFIPAEGIYYHLLNPQSSTSGINAVLPDVIQYAFSKKVIVVSPVSFYAYIQTILQGLKALQIEQSIKEVMLKVNELGKQLQQYEFYMDKLGKSIQTTADTHRYAQKELQKIDKTIVNINQIGKDNDEGQANLFQ; encoded by the coding sequence ATGATTACCACTGCTCAAATCCTAACCTTGTTGGCTGCTGTTATTTTGGTGGCGTTACTGTTTATCATTTATTTGCTTATCCATCAGCGTTCTCAATCTAAAGACACGGGAGCTTTGCAATTGATGCTTAGTCTGTTGAGCGATTTGCGAAATGATGTCAGTACTGCCAATGTTCAAAGCCGTTCAGAAATGCAGGAAAGACTCGATGCCATGATGCGGCAAATGAATACTTATCAACAAAGCACTTCTAACCACTTGATCCGTCAACATGAAAGCAGCGCAGCCCTGATAGGCGATATCAGTGGGAAACTCGGTACTTTAGAAAGCACCAACCGGCAGATTTTGAATTTTGCCGAACAAATGAAAAGTCTTGAAAAAATACTGCAAAACCCCAAACAACGCGGGATTTTAGGTGAGTTTTTTCTCGAAGCCCTGCTTCAAAATCTTCTTCCACCGGCTCAATATAAAATGCAATTTGCCTTTACTAATGGGGAGAAAGTAGATGCAGTCTTATTTTTTAAAGACAAAGTTGTGCCGGTTGATGCCAAATTTTCACTCGAAAATTACAATCGCCTCCTTTCAGCCGACAACACTGCCGAACAACTTCAGATGGATCGTTTGTTTAGGGGAGACCTTAAAAAAAGAATTGACGAAACGGCAAAATACATTCGACCTGAAGAAAATACAACTGATTTTGCGCTGATGTTTATTCCTGCAGAGGGCATTTACTACCACCTGCTAAATCCTCAATCAAGCACGTCGGGCATCAACGCCGTTTTGCCTGATGTGATTCAGTATGCCTTCAGCAAAAAAGTGATTGTTGTTTCTCCGGTTTCTTTTTATGCCTATATCCAGACCATTCTTCAAGGTTTAAAAGCCCTTCAAATAGAGCAATCTATCAAAGAAGTTATGCTCAAGGTCAATGAGTTGGGCAAACAACTTCAACAGTATGAGTTTTATATGGATAAATTGGGCAAATCCATACAGACCACAGCAGATACCCATAGGTATGCGCAAAAAGAATTACAGAAAATTGATAAAACCATTGTCAATATCAATCAAATTGGCAAAGACAATGATGAAGGGCAAGCCAATTTGTTTCAATAA
- a CDS encoding shikimate dehydrogenase: MNLYGLIGYPLTHSFSKKYFTEKFANTGLSDLVRYELFPLRNIEEFESLLKQYAPNLKGLNVTIPYKITVMPLLTDLDKRAEKVGSVNTIAVLSDGTTKGYNTDIDGFQQSLSPLILANHSHALILGTGGAAKGVAYVLDKAGIDYTLVSRKPEASQLSYQQLDRKIMEQHTLVINTTPLGMFPNIELYPDIPYQHVGSRHFFYDLVYNPAQTLFLQKAAMQGASVKNGLEMLYLQAEQSWRIWCNPT; encoded by the coding sequence ATGAACTTATACGGGTTGATTGGTTATCCGCTAACTCACTCTTTTTCGAAAAAGTATTTTACTGAAAAATTTGCAAATACCGGGCTATCTGATTTAGTCCGTTACGAACTGTTTCCGCTCAGAAATATTGAGGAATTCGAGTCTTTGCTGAAACAATACGCGCCAAATTTGAAAGGGTTGAATGTTACCATTCCTTACAAAATAACAGTCATGCCGTTGTTGACTGATTTGGATAAACGTGCCGAAAAAGTTGGTTCGGTCAACACAATTGCGGTGCTATCCGATGGAACAACCAAAGGCTACAATACCGACATAGATGGCTTTCAACAATCGCTTTCTCCTTTAATATTAGCAAATCACAGTCATGCTTTGATTTTAGGTACCGGAGGTGCGGCAAAGGGAGTTGCTTATGTGTTGGATAAAGCCGGAATTGACTACACACTGGTTTCGCGAAAACCTGAAGCAAGCCAACTGTCCTATCAACAACTTGACCGCAAGATCATGGAGCAGCATACATTGGTCATTAATACTACTCCTTTGGGGATGTTTCCCAATATTGAATTATATCCCGATATTCCTTATCAGCATGTAGGAAGCCGTCATTTTTTTTATGATTTGGTGTACAACCCCGCTCAAACCCTATTTCTGCAAAAAGCAGCTATGCAAGGTGCTTCTGTAAAAAATGGCTTGGAAATGCTATATTTGCAGGCGGAACAATCGTGGCGAATCTGGTGTAATCCTACTTAA
- a CDS encoding helix-turn-helix transcriptional regulator: protein MPIIVNLDVMMAKRKISLNELSEKVDLTLSNLSILKTGKAKAIRFSTLESICKALDCQPGDILEYVSEDEKTTNR from the coding sequence ATGCCAATTATAGTAAACTTAGATGTGATGATGGCAAAACGTAAAATTTCTCTGAATGAACTTTCAGAAAAAGTGGATTTAACCTTATCTAATCTTTCCATCTTGAAAACGGGAAAAGCAAAAGCTATTCGATTCAGCACTTTAGAATCAATTTGCAAAGCATTAGACTGCCAACCGGGGGATATTCTGGAGTATGTAAGTGAGGATGAAAAAACAACAAACCGGTAA